The following proteins come from a genomic window of Streptomyces sp. NBC_00539:
- a CDS encoding FAD/NAD(P)-dependent oxidoreductase, protein MPTSPSDPSSPERAVSGPAVPDLAVVGAGPAGLAAAVTAARLGLRVALLDAGERPGGQFYRRPAPGLGAERPEALHHQWAAFATREAALRAHESAGRITYLPAHHVWTVVPDGGRWTLHAVAGPEERSVTLRASSVLLATGAYERQLPFPGWTLPGVVGAGGAQAMLKGGLVLPGKRVVVAGSGPLLLAVAGSLAAAGATVPAVVEAASYTAYAGRLPALLRNPGKLAEGAAYGSALLRHGVRLLTRHAVTEAHGRGRVEAVTVARLDGDWRPLPGTGRRIPCDAVAVGHGLVPQLELATALGCATRPGADGTVALELDAGQRTSVPGIWSAGETGGIGGAELALTEGELAAFSLAGRPAPAALVRRRARLRAFAGAMAAAHRPGEGWTGWLREDTDVCRCEEVPAGRIRQATRDLGARDARTVKLLTRAGMGWCQGRMCGPAVAALAGETSSAAGAAPDRRPLSCPVPLRHLAELPQDPH, encoded by the coding sequence GTGCCGACCTCGCCGTCTGACCCCTCGTCGCCGGAGCGCGCCGTATCCGGCCCGGCCGTGCCCGACCTCGCCGTCGTCGGTGCCGGGCCCGCCGGGCTGGCCGCCGCCGTCACCGCCGCCCGCCTCGGCCTGCGGGTCGCGCTGCTGGACGCGGGGGAGCGCCCCGGCGGCCAGTTCTACCGCCGGCCCGCGCCCGGCCTCGGCGCCGAACGCCCCGAGGCGCTGCACCACCAATGGGCCGCCTTCGCCACCCGCGAAGCCGCCCTGCGCGCCCACGAATCGGCAGGCCGGATCACCTACCTCCCGGCGCACCACGTCTGGACGGTGGTCCCGGACGGCGGGCGCTGGACGCTGCACGCCGTCGCGGGCCCCGAGGAGCGGTCCGTCACGCTCAGGGCCTCCTCCGTCCTGCTGGCCACCGGCGCCTACGAGCGGCAACTGCCCTTCCCCGGCTGGACCCTGCCCGGGGTCGTCGGGGCCGGCGGGGCCCAGGCCATGCTCAAGGGCGGCCTGGTGCTGCCGGGCAAGCGGGTGGTCGTCGCCGGGAGCGGGCCGCTGCTGCTCGCCGTGGCCGGCTCCCTCGCGGCCGCCGGAGCCACCGTCCCGGCCGTCGTGGAGGCGGCCTCGTACACCGCGTACGCGGGCCGGCTGCCCGCCCTGCTGCGCAACCCCGGCAAGCTCGCCGAAGGCGCCGCGTACGGCAGCGCGCTGCTGCGCCACGGCGTCCGCCTCCTGACCCGGCACGCCGTCACCGAAGCCCACGGCCGGGGCCGGGTCGAGGCCGTCACCGTGGCCCGGCTGGACGGCGACTGGCGGCCGCTGCCCGGCACCGGGCGGCGGATCCCCTGCGACGCCGTCGCCGTCGGCCACGGCCTCGTGCCCCAGCTGGAGCTGGCGACGGCACTCGGCTGCGCCACCCGCCCCGGCGCGGACGGGACCGTCGCCCTGGAACTGGACGCCGGGCAGCGAACCTCCGTCCCCGGCATCTGGTCCGCGGGCGAGACCGGGGGCATCGGGGGTGCCGAATTGGCGCTGACCGAGGGTGAACTGGCGGCCTTCTCCCTCGCCGGCCGGCCCGCGCCGGCCGCGCTCGTCCGCCGCCGCGCGCGGCTGCGGGCCTTCGCCGGGGCGATGGCCGCCGCACACCGCCCCGGCGAGGGCTGGACCGGCTGGCTGCGCGAGGACACCGACGTGTGCCGCTGCGAGGAGGTCCCGGCGGGCCGGATCCGGCAGGCCACCCGTGATCTCGGCGCACGGGACGCCCGTACCGTCAAACTGCTCACGCGGGCCGGGATGGGCTGGTGCCAGGGCCGGATGTGCGGCCCGGCCGTCGCCGCCCTGGCGGGGGAAACCTCCTCCGCCGCGGGAGCGGCCCCCGACCGGCGTCCCCTTTCCTGCCCAGTACCGCTGCGCCACTTGGCCGAACTGCCGCAGGACCCTCACTGA
- a CDS encoding (2Fe-2S)-binding protein, whose amino-acid sequence MSRPTGDRSPRALVGGAPRATYVLRFDGRGLTAESGQSIAAVLWNAGILAWRTTREGGAPRGAFCGIGSCYDCLVTVNGRPNQRACLVPARAGDTVTTQEGTGRADLAV is encoded by the coding sequence ATGAGCCGGCCCACCGGTGACCGCTCGCCCCGCGCACTCGTGGGCGGAGCCCCCCGGGCGACGTACGTCCTGCGCTTCGACGGCCGCGGACTGACCGCGGAGTCCGGCCAGAGCATCGCCGCCGTGCTGTGGAACGCCGGGATCCTCGCCTGGCGCACCACGCGTGAGGGGGGCGCGCCGCGCGGGGCGTTCTGCGGGATCGGCAGCTGCTACGACTGCCTCGTCACGGTCAACGGCCGGCCGAACCAGCGGGCCTGCCTGGTCCCGGCGCGGGCCGGGGACACCGTCACCACCCAGGAAGGGACCGGCCGTGCCGACCTCGCCGTCTGA
- a CDS encoding NAD(P)/FAD-dependent oxidoreductase: MPNRNGLDAVIIGAGVVGAACAYYATRAGLRVAVVDRGSVAGGTTGAGEGNLLVSDKEAGAELDLALLSAGLWRELAALLGQEMEYEDKGGLVVAPDEASLRALRSFAEGQRAAGVTAVEVGDADLPELEPHLAPGLAGGFHYPQDAQVQPAQAAARLLAAAAADGASVHLGEEVTDLVLERGAVRGVRTRTRELLAPAVVNAAGTWGGRIAELAGTTLPVLPRRGFVLVTEPLPRVVRHKVYAADYIADVASGSAALQSSAVVEGTPSGPVLIGATRERVGFDRSLSVDALRRLASQAAALFPVLADVRVLRTYHGFRPYLPDHLPAIGPDPRVPGLLHACGHEGAGIGLAPATGVLITAALTGSEPPLDPAPFRPERPFAREPDPEGQP, translated from the coding sequence GTGCCCAACAGAAATGGTCTGGACGCCGTCATCATCGGCGCCGGTGTCGTCGGAGCCGCGTGCGCGTACTACGCCACCCGCGCGGGCCTGCGCGTGGCCGTCGTCGACCGCGGATCCGTCGCCGGCGGCACCACCGGTGCGGGCGAGGGCAACCTGCTCGTCTCCGACAAGGAAGCCGGAGCGGAGCTCGACCTGGCCCTGCTGTCCGCGGGCCTGTGGCGCGAACTGGCGGCCCTCCTCGGACAGGAGATGGAGTACGAGGACAAGGGCGGCCTGGTCGTCGCCCCGGACGAGGCTTCGCTCAGGGCGCTGCGGAGCTTCGCGGAAGGCCAGCGCGCGGCGGGCGTCACCGCCGTCGAGGTGGGGGACGCCGACCTGCCCGAGCTGGAGCCCCATCTGGCTCCGGGGCTCGCGGGAGGCTTCCACTACCCGCAGGACGCGCAGGTCCAGCCCGCCCAGGCGGCTGCCCGGCTGCTGGCCGCGGCGGCCGCCGACGGGGCCTCGGTGCACCTCGGCGAGGAGGTGACGGACCTCGTGCTGGAGCGCGGGGCCGTACGGGGGGTGCGCACCCGCACCCGCGAACTCCTCGCCCCGGCCGTCGTCAACGCCGCCGGCACCTGGGGCGGCCGGATCGCCGAACTCGCCGGGACCACCCTGCCGGTGCTCCCGCGCCGCGGCTTCGTCCTGGTGACCGAGCCACTGCCGAGGGTCGTGCGGCACAAGGTCTACGCCGCCGACTACATCGCGGACGTGGCCAGCGGCTCCGCAGCCCTGCAGTCCTCGGCGGTGGTCGAGGGCACCCCCTCGGGCCCGGTGCTCATCGGGGCCACCCGGGAGCGGGTCGGCTTCGACCGCTCCCTGTCGGTGGACGCCCTGCGCCGGCTCGCGTCCCAGGCGGCCGCGCTGTTCCCGGTACTGGCCGACGTGCGGGTGCTGCGGACCTACCACGGCTTCCGCCCCTACCTCCCCGACCACCTTCCGGCCATCGGCCCCGACCCCCGGGTGCCCGGGCTGCTGCACGCCTGCGGGCACGAGGGTGCGGGCATCGGCCTGGCCCCGGCCACCGGCGTGCTGATCACGGCCGCGCTGACCGGATCCGAACCACCGCTGGACCCCGCGCCCTTCCGGCCGGAGCGGCCCTTCGCGCGGGAGCCCGACCCGGAGGGGCAGCCGTGA
- a CDS encoding collagenase yields MSQHRAVRSSLLSAAVAVTLLASAGQAVTHAAEAGAPVPATFTSGSAAGTTGGAPGALAPNPFDEVEHRADALAPTTAVPAPAPGGLAISDGKVPGAAPAAGAAASAQRTDKSGKPAQGAPTTRGLAVNVPCTLDGIKALSPEQFADFLADPAVLADGCLRGLIWTWDARLAPVMDDAHVQAVSRRISALAAAHDGRNSSHLEEMFTFLHAAIYHDFSRDEIDLTDAATVDAMTRAVTDFGNAAHTFDATASNARTLREALYSVGPGMRHRQLGLIKKVLATLDASHPATSGDANWGGAALAALTINYLGVYPGNEDSDFHAAVKADPSYRAAFKAFAGYTHLKGTPNEWAVRDGLGEYGRFGQVDGLQDQITADLGTLLAQVKTTWGNGSEPWAKVVSWLNSYNACKQYGVCKEDIEKMLFPNTYTYDNGGIKVRTALDRATVDQLYYASKQVKTQFHRVLGTDQPLAGDPNTTLNIVLYASRADYVTYQTMLNGYGTNNGGMYIENGATFYTYQRRVPQDSTLTLEELFRHEYTHYLNGRFAVPGSFGEGPWYEGDRTTAMDEGTAEFFDGATRDNGIAVRKSLVKGIINDTAGGGPRMSVEQLLNATYDGDGFRFYNYAGTFFEFLWTEKPSLLREMYTHLRENDVAGYDAWRHRMGADTYLQRDYDKFLDAQIAKVDQLYVPNTSFTANDRLRDSALANVKSSFAAATYNTPDCVENGDPGKRRFTCTGRITANLKNWRSDDQNFKDMSETVDYFILDRTAPVSTNFTDMNCSFGPVEIWSNHTAGTSGYSCEGPLRS; encoded by the coding sequence GTGTCCCAGCACAGAGCTGTGCGTTCGTCCCTCCTCTCCGCCGCCGTCGCCGTCACGCTCCTCGCCTCCGCCGGCCAGGCCGTGACCCACGCGGCCGAGGCGGGCGCTCCGGTCCCGGCGACCTTCACCTCCGGTTCCGCGGCCGGCACCACCGGCGGAGCCCCCGGCGCCCTCGCGCCGAACCCGTTCGACGAGGTCGAGCACCGGGCCGACGCCCTGGCGCCGACCACCGCGGTACCGGCCCCCGCCCCCGGCGGCCTGGCGATATCCGACGGCAAGGTTCCCGGCGCCGCCCCGGCCGCGGGCGCCGCCGCCTCCGCGCAGCGCACGGACAAGAGCGGCAAGCCCGCCCAGGGCGCTCCCACCACCCGGGGCCTGGCCGTCAACGTGCCCTGCACCCTCGACGGGATCAAGGCGCTGTCGCCCGAGCAGTTCGCCGACTTCCTCGCCGACCCGGCCGTCCTCGCGGACGGCTGCCTGCGCGGCCTCATATGGACCTGGGACGCCCGCCTGGCACCCGTTATGGACGACGCGCACGTCCAGGCCGTCTCCCGCCGGATATCCGCCCTGGCCGCCGCCCACGACGGCCGCAACTCCTCCCACCTGGAGGAGATGTTCACCTTCCTGCACGCCGCGATCTACCACGACTTCTCCCGCGACGAGATCGACCTCACCGACGCCGCGACCGTCGACGCCATGACCCGGGCCGTCACCGACTTCGGCAACGCCGCGCACACTTTCGACGCCACCGCCTCCAACGCCCGGACCCTGCGCGAGGCCCTCTACTCCGTCGGGCCCGGCATGCGCCACCGCCAGCTCGGCCTCATCAAGAAGGTCCTGGCCACCCTGGACGCCTCGCACCCCGCGACCAGCGGCGACGCGAACTGGGGCGGGGCCGCCCTCGCCGCCCTCACCATCAACTACCTCGGCGTGTACCCGGGCAACGAGGACTCCGACTTCCACGCCGCGGTCAAGGCGGACCCCTCCTACCGGGCCGCCTTCAAGGCCTTCGCCGGATACACGCACCTCAAGGGCACCCCGAACGAATGGGCCGTCCGCGACGGGCTGGGTGAGTACGGCCGCTTCGGCCAGGTCGACGGCCTCCAGGACCAGATCACCGCCGACCTCGGAACGCTCCTCGCGCAGGTCAAGACGACGTGGGGCAACGGAAGCGAGCCCTGGGCCAAGGTCGTCAGCTGGCTGAACAGCTACAACGCGTGCAAGCAGTACGGGGTGTGCAAGGAGGACATCGAGAAGATGCTCTTCCCCAACACCTACACGTACGACAACGGCGGCATCAAGGTCCGCACCGCACTCGACCGGGCCACCGTCGACCAGCTCTACTACGCGAGCAAGCAGGTCAAGACGCAGTTCCACCGCGTGCTCGGCACGGACCAGCCGCTCGCCGGCGACCCCAACACCACGTTGAACATCGTGCTGTACGCCTCCCGCGCCGACTACGTCACCTACCAGACGATGCTCAACGGCTACGGCACCAACAACGGCGGCATGTACATCGAGAACGGCGCCACCTTCTACACCTACCAGCGCCGCGTCCCGCAGGACTCCACCCTCACCCTCGAAGAGCTGTTCCGCCACGAGTACACGCACTACCTCAACGGCCGCTTCGCCGTCCCCGGCTCCTTCGGCGAGGGCCCCTGGTACGAGGGCGACCGCACGACCGCGATGGACGAGGGCACTGCCGAGTTCTTCGACGGCGCGACCCGCGACAACGGCATCGCCGTCCGCAAGTCCCTGGTCAAGGGCATCATCAACGACACCGCCGGCGGCGGCCCCCGGATGTCGGTCGAACAGCTGCTGAACGCCACCTACGACGGCGACGGCTTCCGCTTCTACAACTACGCGGGCACGTTCTTCGAGTTCCTGTGGACCGAGAAGCCCAGCCTGCTGCGCGAGATGTACACCCACCTGCGCGAGAACGACGTCGCCGGGTACGACGCGTGGCGCCACCGGATGGGCGCCGACACCTACCTCCAGCGCGACTACGACAAGTTCCTGGACGCGCAGATCGCCAAGGTCGACCAGCTCTACGTGCCGAACACCAGCTTCACGGCCAACGACCGGCTGCGCGACTCCGCGCTCGCGAACGTGAAGTCCTCGTTCGCGGCAGCCACCTACAACACCCCCGACTGCGTGGAGAACGGCGACCCCGGCAAGCGCCGGTTCACCTGTACCGGCCGCATCACGGCCAACCTCAAGAACTGGCGCAGCGACGACCAGAACTTCAAGGACATGTCCGAGACGGTGGACTACTTCATCCTCGACCGGACGGCCCCCGTCTCCACCAACTTCACCGACATGAACTGCTCCTTCGGCCCCGTGGAGATCTGGAGCAACCACACGGCGGGGACGTCGGGCTACAGCTGCGAGGGCCCGCTGCGCAGCTGA
- a CDS encoding aminopeptidase P family protein, with product MTDASSRLHIGSHDLPVSPELSRFMAGGWAPSPLSGSSGIPASAVTPARRARLSALFPGERLIFPAGELKVRSNDCDYRFRPHSAYAWLTGLTGEDQVGHVLVLEPSGPHGHEAVLYLRPRSPRADGNEEFYRDRRYGEFWVGRRADLAEAQALTGIRCAHLDSLGSPTGRDASRDAGLATALSELRLVKDAWEVDQLQSAVDHTAAGFEDVVRSLPRALEHPRGERWIEGVFGLRARAEGNGTGYDTIAASGAHACVLHWIRNDGRLDRGDLLLLDAGVETDTLYTADITRTLPLSGRFSPVQRQVYELVLAAQEAGIAALRPGASFRDFHRAGMRVIAEGLAEWGVLKDAEGDLHRRYTLCSSGHMLGLDVHDCAKARAQTYLDGVLEEGQVLTVEPGLYLQPDDETLPAELRGIGVRIEDDLVITATGARLMSGALPRTVSGIEEWMGTLLEG from the coding sequence GTGACCGATGCCTCCTCCCGCCTCCACATCGGCAGCCATGACCTGCCCGTCTCTCCGGAGCTGTCCCGTTTCATGGCGGGCGGCTGGGCCCCTTCACCGCTGAGCGGCTCGAGCGGGATTCCGGCGTCCGCCGTCACCCCCGCCCGCCGGGCCCGCCTGTCGGCGCTCTTCCCGGGCGAGCGGCTCATCTTCCCGGCCGGCGAACTCAAGGTCCGCTCCAACGACTGCGACTACCGCTTCCGTCCGCACAGCGCGTACGCCTGGCTGACGGGTCTGACCGGCGAGGACCAGGTGGGCCACGTCCTGGTGCTGGAGCCTTCGGGCCCGCACGGACACGAGGCCGTGCTGTACCTGCGCCCGCGCTCACCGCGCGCGGACGGCAACGAGGAGTTCTACCGGGACCGCCGGTACGGGGAGTTCTGGGTGGGCCGCCGCGCCGACCTGGCCGAGGCGCAGGCCCTGACCGGCATCCGCTGCGCCCACCTGGACTCCCTCGGCTCACCGACGGGCCGCGACGCCTCACGTGACGCCGGACTCGCCACCGCGCTCTCCGAGTTGCGCCTGGTGAAGGACGCCTGGGAGGTGGACCAGCTCCAGTCGGCGGTGGACCACACGGCGGCCGGGTTCGAGGACGTCGTACGGTCCCTGCCGCGCGCGCTGGAACACCCGCGCGGCGAGCGCTGGATCGAGGGGGTCTTCGGCCTGCGCGCCCGGGCGGAGGGCAACGGGACCGGGTACGACACGATCGCCGCCTCGGGCGCGCACGCGTGCGTGCTGCACTGGATCCGCAACGACGGCCGCCTGGACCGGGGCGATCTGCTCCTGCTGGACGCGGGAGTGGAGACCGACACCCTCTACACGGCGGACATCACCCGCACCCTCCCCCTGTCGGGACGGTTCTCCCCGGTCCAGCGGCAGGTGTACGAACTGGTCCTGGCCGCCCAGGAAGCGGGCATCGCCGCGCTGCGGCCGGGCGCGAGCTTCCGGGACTTCCACCGCGCGGGCATGCGGGTGATCGCGGAAGGGCTCGCGGAATGGGGGGTCCTCAAGGACGCGGAGGGTGACCTGCACCGGCGCTACACCTTGTGCAGCAGCGGCCACATGCTGGGGCTGGACGTCCACGACTGCGCGAAGGCGCGGGCGCAGACCTACCTGGACGGGGTGCTGGAGGAGGGCCAGGTCCTCACGGTGGAACCGGGCCTCTACCTCCAGCCCGACGACGAGACGCTGCCCGCCGAACTGCGCGGCATCGGGGTGCGCATCGAGGACGACCTGGTCATCACGGCGACGGGCGCCCGACTGATGTCGGGCGCCCTGCCGCGGACGGTCAGCGGGATCGAGGAGTGGATGGGAACCCTGCTGGAAGGCTGA